Genomic segment of Nitrospira sp.:
ACGATGTCCACCGCACCAAGATTGGCTCCCTCCTCTGCCAACAGGCCGGCCACTTTTGCGAAAATGCCAGGTTTGTTCAGGAGGGCGAGGCGGACGGTCAGGCGGTAGTTCGAGTAGGGGCCGATATCGTCGGTGGTCATGTGGTTGACCTGATAAGGTGCGGCGCTTGTGATGAGTGTACCACAGCCGCCTGATTCGTTCGCGAACCTCTCCTCCTTCTTGACACGTTCCGGGCGGACGGCTATTCTCCCAAGGTTTGTAGCAAGACTTTTTTTCGGCGAAAGGAGTCCCGAGATGGGTGTGAAGCGGCAAGGACCAGGCCGGTCGGTAGTGGTCGCCGGGGTGCTGTTCGCAGCGACCCTCGGCCTGTTCTCAACAAGCCCGGCGGCGGAGTTCAAGATGGGGGTGATCGATCCCCAGGTGGTCCTCGAGAAGAGCAAGGCCGGCAAGCGAGCCTTGGACGGATTGCGGGAATATGTGGCGACGCGCCAGAAACTCTTGTCTCGCGATGAAGAAGAGTTGCGCAACACCGAAAAGCAGCTCAAGGAACAGGCGTCCAAGTTCACCGATGCCGAAAAGAAAGAGAAGGAATCGTCCTTCCGCACGAAGATCCAGGACTACCAAAAGCGCGCGCAAGAATTTAATCAGGAGCTTCAGGGAAAGCAAAAAGAGCTCGTCGACGATTACATGAAGAAGATCGCCGCCGCCACTCAGGCCGTCGCCGACAAGGGCGGGTACCAGCTTGTGCTCGATAAGGGAAGCGAACAGACCGTGAAGATCGTAATCTTCAACAAGGAGACGATCGACCTCACCGAGCAAGTGATCAAGGAATTTGACCGCACCAATAAGTAACGACTACGTCGCGAGCAACTCCCGACGAATATGCTCCACCAGCTGCGTGAAGGCTGGTGGAGCCCCGTCTACCGCATCGCTGATCAACTCGATTTCTCGTCCCGACCCCACCCCGAGTCCCAGTTCTGCCGCACGTTTGATTTGACGCTGTTCTTCGATTCGTCTGCCCTGCAGCTTTGGCCAGGTCCCGAACGAGCGCAGCAGCGCAATGGCCGTAAGGTCGACCGCTACGCGATCTCCGCTGCAAATGAGGAGATCCGTTTGCGATGGTGTTCCGGATGTCGGGCCTCCCGCAATCATGCTCGTCGT
This window contains:
- a CDS encoding OmpH family outer membrane protein, encoding MGVKRQGPGRSVVVAGVLFAATLGLFSTSPAAEFKMGVIDPQVVLEKSKAGKRALDGLREYVATRQKLLSRDEEELRNTEKQLKEQASKFTDAEKKEKESSFRTKIQDYQKRAQEFNQELQGKQKELVDDYMKKIAAATQAVADKGGYQLVLDKGSEQTVKIVIFNKETIDLTEQVIKEFDRTNK